ACTATGTAGCCCTCCTTCATCCAGCTTGCCGCCGTGGAGGCGAAACGACATGACTCAAGACAATGCGAACTCGATGACAGTCGGCGGCGATCCCCTGGTTAGCGCGGCCCGTTTCAACATCAAGCCGCTGATGGCGGCCTACATGACCTGCACAATGACCATGATGGCGATCGCTGCATTTGGCCCCCTGGCAAGCCGGCGCGGTGGTGACCGTGGGAGGCGTGTTGTGGATGCTGCTTTCGCGGCCCTGGGGAGCGTTGAGTGATCGGCGTGAGCGGCGAACGGTTCTCCTGGCCGGAGCGGGCGGCTTCAAGCTCGCCTACTGGGCCATGTGTATCCTGCTGATCGTATCGTTGCTGGTGCTGCCTGCGGCGGGTCTGGTGTTTGCCGGGCTGCTCGTCAGCCGCGGGGCGGTCGGTGCGTTCTTCGCGGCGGGCGAGGTGCTGGTGACCGATCACGTCGCTGCCGGTGAGCGTGCCGGTGCCATGGCTTCGCTTGGCGCGGCCAATGGCGTTGGACTGGTCGTGGGGTCGGCACTTGCTGCCGCGCAATGAGCGGGGCAAACCTGTGGTCCGCAAACAGATCAAACGCGACAAGGTGATGACTTTCTTTGCCAACATGGAGCCTTGCGTGATTGGTATGGAAGCCTGTGGCAGTGCACATCACTGGGCCCGTCAATTGCAGAGCCTGGGGCACGAGGTCAAGCTGATCTCGCCGCAGTTTGTCAAACCCTTTGTAAAGACGAACAAACATGACGTCGCCGATGCTGACGCTATCTGTGAGGCGGTCAGCCGACCCACATCATTAATCTAGATCGAAGTCTGTCGAGCGAACGCGAGTGATCAGATACCAGAGCTGAGTGTGAGACTGGTGTGCTACATATGCCTCTTTGTACTGGTTTGTTGCTGCGAAGGGAAAACAAGGCTACAATAGTTGTCTTTGCTGACTGCAGCAGCAAAGACAACGTTAGGGGAAACAACGACTTATATAACTATAAGTCGTTGACCTAGCGTTTCCAATTTCAAATTCGAGAGAAGGCTTTTGCCTACCCTTTCAGTTTGCACTGGCGCAATGGCAGAGTGGTTATGCAGCGGATTGCAAATCCGTGTACGTCGGTTCGATTCCGGCTTGCGCCTCCAGATCCCCCACCCTATTGGTCCGACTGACCGGTTCTGGTTATCAACAGCCAGGGTAATGTATACCGTCAGCAACCCATCCCAGGCACTTCGGCCGAACAACCTTAAAGTTCGCCAGCCAGCCATTTCTGCTGGTTTTTATTGAGTGCTGCTAACGCTATCGCTCACCACTTCGCAGTAACACGACATGTCATAATTGGATTTACCGAAGAAACCTGCACCATTTCGAAGCAGACCCATCATCTGCGCTAGAATTCGACGGACCTGATCTGGCGAGTTTGCGCCCGACTCCAGAACGCACCCTGCACTGGCAGATTATCAAGCTGCCTGGGTTTAGTATCGTTCCATCAACCCAACAACAGGCCCGAGCTCAGGCACAGCAACATGCCCTCAGACCTGCATCATGATTCAAGCCCATGGCCCATACAGAAAAGCCAAACCAGGACACCTGGCGCGCAGAACGATTTACGCTCTCACTGTTTCTAAGCTTTGTTGGGGGCTACTTTCTCTCTTATGCGCTTCGATCAGTCAACGCAACGATCGCCCCCCTACTTGCCGAGGACCTGAACCTGAGCGCCGGCGCACTGGGATGGCTATCGTCCGCCTATTTTCTGTCATTTGCATCTGTTCAGTGGCATCTTGGCACCTGGCTTGATCGGTATGGTGCGCGCCGTACTGAATCAATCCTGCTCACTATCGCTGCAGTTGGGTCAGTCATTCTTGCCGTCAGCGACTCATTATTCACACTCTCGATTGGACGCATCCTGATCGGATTTGGCGTCGCATCCTGCCTGATGGCTCCTTACTCCTACTTCAGACGCTGCTTCGCCCCGGAGAAGCAGGCTCAGCTTGCCATGTGGATGTTGATCGGTGGAACGCTCGGATCACTGACCGCCACCCAGCCGGCCTTGCTGCTCGCTCAAGCCTATGGATGGAGAGAGATCTTCCTGGTCTGCGGAGGACTGCTTGCAGTATCGGCATTGGCAATTGCAATATTTGTTCCAGACTCGGATCGTCAGCACACACAGACAAGCCAGAGCAAGCCTGGAGACAAGCCCATCAAACTGCTCGAACTGCTTGCGCACCCCACCCTGCTTCGCATCATTCCGACAACGATCTTCTTCTCAGGTGGATTTGTGGCGTTGCAGTCGCTATGGGTAGGCCCCTGGATGACAGACACGCTAGGACTTTCCACCAATCAGGCTGGACAAGTCTTGCTGTACTTCAACCTTGCGCTGTTGGTTGCCTACCTCCTCATGAGCATTGTGAGTCCGCGGCTTGAGAAGAAGGGCTTCGGACTGGCGCGACAGACCTTGTTTGGCTTCTACTGGTTCATCATCTGCATGGCGATCATTCTCGCATGGCGATCACCCTCTGCATGGTGGCTCTGGCTTGCGCTTGCACCAGGCATCCCAGCCGTGATTCTGATGCAGACACAGACCGCTCTAATGTTCCCCAGAGAAGTTGCAGGACGCGTGTTGACAACATTCAACCTGGTGATGTTCACCGGCGCTTTTGCGGTACAGTGGGGAATCGGCCTGATTGTCGATGGTTTCATCTGGATTGGCCTGATCCGGGCCGATGCAATATGGTCGGCCTTCGCTCTACTTTTGCTGGCACAAGTGTTGAGCCTCTGGTTTTACGTGACCCGTGGCAAGCCTCTGTCAGCAGGGAGCTGAAATGGATCAGACTGTTCTTGAGGCAATTGAACGATGGCCAGACGTACCTGCCGTCCATGGATGGCTATCGCTATCCAGAAGAGGCCAGTGGAGGCTGCATCCAGGCGGTACAGCCAGTCAGGGCGGGTTTGGTGAATCCATCCAGAACCAGCAGATCATTGCCTTCATAAACCGCAACTATGAAGCTGAGAATACGGGACGCTGGTTCTTTCAAAACGGCCCCCAACGTGTCTACGTCAGACTGGACGCAGCTCCCTTGGTCGCTTCGATCACCGGGCAGCCCGGCTCGCTTAGCACGCACAACGGACTTCCGATCAAGCAGATCAAGCGGTGGCTGATCGACCACAATGGCACCCTTTTCTTCGAATGCGAGCATGGACCTGCTTGCGTGAATGATCAGGATCTGGAACTGATTGTCGACGCCCTCCAGACCAGCGACGGTGTGCCTCTACTCGATTGGTGCGAACAACACGAACAGGGCGGTGCGCAGACCACCGTGACATTCACAACAGACGCACCATTTCAACTGACAGGAAGCGCTCCAATGAACTTACTGGGTGTGACTGATCGCGTTGAAAACGAGCTTGGCTTTGTGCGGCAATCAAGCGAGAATTAGCATGCCGCACGCCCTGGCAAGATGGACTCCCTATGCGATGCCTGACAAGTCAGGCAGATGCACCACAGAGCCTCAACAAGGGCTTTAACAGGTTGTATTGGTCTAGAATAGCAAGCAATGGATAAAAGCCCTGAATTCTTCTTTCCTGCCCCAAGACTGAGTCAGTACTGCAGTCAATGCGCGGCACCTATCACCCGTCGCATCCCGCCTGGGGACAACCGGGTCAGAGACTTATGTGAGTCTTGCGGCGCTGTACATTATCAGAATCCACGTACGGTAGTTGGAACTCTTCCTGTCTGGAACAACAAGATTCTTTTATGTCTGCGAGCAATTGAACCTCGGGCCCGTACATGGACATTGCCTGCCGGGTTTATGGAACTGGCAGAAACCACCGGGGAAGGCGCTTTGCGAGAAACACGCGAAGAGGCTGGCGTCGAAGTGGAACTTGGTTCCCTCTACACAGTCATAGACGTTCCGCACGTTGATCAGATTCACGTCTATTTTCTGGCGCATGCGAACACGGGTGACGTTGATCCTGGCCCAGAAAGTCTGGATGCGCGTTACTACGATATCAGCGAAATTCCTTGGGACAACCTCTCGTTCAGGTCCGTATCCTCGACACTACGCCACTACATCAGTGACGTTGAAAAGGGTCATTTCGAGACTCGGTACTATAGTCTGCCACCTGCCCGATAGTTTTCATTTCTGGAGGGATGAAGCGAATGGAAACAGCCATTCAATGGGTCGATCCAGATAAGCCTTTGCCACCCGCTCACACAGCGCTAGAAGATCCACCAGGACTTGTTGCGGCCGGCCTTGACCTGAGCATCTGGCGGCTAGAGCAAGCATATTCTGAAGGCATGTTTCCCTGGTTCAATCCGGGGAGCCTGTCCTCTGGTGGAGCCCGAATCCCCGTGCAGTTCTCTACTGTGAAGAATTGCACCTGTCCCGCTCAATGAACAAGCGGATGCGCAAGATAGAAAGGGATCAAGCATCAGGAAGCTTCTTTCCTTGCGTAGTGACCGTTGACTGCGCTTTCCCCACAGTCATGGAGGCCTGTGCTACGCGAGGCGCACCGCCAGGTCACGCCCCCGTGACAGGCACGTGGATCACACCGGAGATGAAGCACGTCTATCAGCAGTGGCACGCGACAGGGCGTGCCCACAGTGTCGAGACCTGGATGGATGGAGAGCTCTCCGGTGGTCTCTACGGCGTCAGTATAGGCAGAA
This sequence is a window from Orrella marina. Protein-coding genes within it:
- a CDS encoding NUDIX hydrolase produces the protein MDKSPEFFFPAPRLSQYCSQCAAPITRRIPPGDNRVRDLCESCGAVHYQNPRTVVGTLPVWNNKILLCLRAIEPRARTWTLPAGFMELAETTGEGALRETREEAGVEVELGSLYTVIDVPHVDQIHVYFLAHANTGDVDPGPESLDARYYDISEIPWDNLSFRSVSSTLRHYISDVEKGHFETRYYSLPPAR
- a CDS encoding MFS transporter; the protein is MLLSRPWGALSDRRERRTVLLAGAGGFKLAYWAMCILLIVSLLVLPAAGLVFAGLLVSRGAVGAFFAAGEVLVTDHVAAGERAGAMASLGAANGVGLVVGSALAAAQ
- a CDS encoding DUF2946 family protein, which codes for MDQTVLEAIERWPDVPAVHGWLSLSRRGQWRLHPGGTASQGGFGESIQNQQIIAFINRNYEAENTGRWFFQNGPQRVYVRLDAAPLVASITGQPGSLSTHNGLPIKQIKRWLIDHNGTLFFECEHGPACVNDQDLELIVDALQTSDGVPLLDWCEQHEQGGAQTTVTFTTDAPFQLTGSAPMNLLGVTDRVENELGFVRQSSEN
- a CDS encoding MFS transporter, whose protein sequence is MAHTEKPNQDTWRAERFTLSLFLSFVGGYFLSYALRSVNATIAPLLAEDLNLSAGALGWLSSAYFLSFASVQWHLGTWLDRYGARRTESILLTIAAVGSVILAVSDSLFTLSIGRILIGFGVASCLMAPYSYFRRCFAPEKQAQLAMWMLIGGTLGSLTATQPALLLAQAYGWREIFLVCGGLLAVSALAIAIFVPDSDRQHTQTSQSKPGDKPIKLLELLAHPTLLRIIPTTIFFSGGFVALQSLWVGPWMTDTLGLSTNQAGQVLLYFNLALLVAYLLMSIVSPRLEKKGFGLARQTLFGFYWFIICMAIILAWRSPSAWWLWLALAPGIPAVILMQTQTALMFPREVAGRVLTTFNLVMFTGAFAVQWGIGLIVDGFIWIGLIRADAIWSAFALLLLAQVLSLWFYVTRGKPLSAGS